From the genome of Vulpes lagopus strain Blue_001 chromosome 2, ASM1834538v1, whole genome shotgun sequence, one region includes:
- the FAM24B gene encoding protein FAM24B produces the protein MFCIGGGILMAILVLMCVVIGLYHKISNALKPPKSPLCLALKNNPAILTQDKVAAAALSAGSYPNLQCCDECSLYADFDPLPPCFCDVNEGL, from the exons ATGTTCTGCATTGGTGGCGGTATCCTGATGGCCATTCTTGTGCTGATGTGTGTTGTCATCGGTCTTTACCACAAAATATCCAACGCATTAAA ACCTCCAAAGTCACCTCTTTGTTTGGCCTTAAAAAATAATCCAGCCATACTCACTCAGGACAAGGTCGCTGCAGCCGCCCTCTCCGCTGGGTCTTATCCCAACCTCCAATGCTGTGACGAATGTAGCTTGTATGCTGACTTCGATCCCCTGCCACCGTGCTTCTGTGATGTAAATGAGGGACTCTGA